CTCCCTGAGGAATGACATTTGGGGAAAGCAGACAGAAAAAAGGTGACAAATGAGTGAGCGCCTGCAGGGAGGGGGCTCAGGGGGCTTTGGACTCGGGTGCTGGAGTCAGAACTGAGCCAGTCTTGTGCCTCCCAACTGCTGCAGGGCCTGGGGGTCTGCAGGGCCCAAGGGACCGCCCCACCCTGGGGGGAAAGTTCCCACCTTGGGGTGCGCTGGGAAGAACACAAGGGGCGAGGCAGGCAGGATGGTGGGCACAGTGCGGGCCCACGTAGGGGGCTCAGGAAACAGTCCTCATTACTGCTGCCGGGCCTCTTAGACGAGCCACTTCATCTGGACTGGCGGGTGCTGGGACACCGGcgggcttcccagaggaggtgatgTTTCGGCCGGTCCAGCCTCAGGAGTGACTGTACAGCCTCCAGGGAGAGGGGTGGGTGTGTACGATGCTGAAAGCACCTTGGTTTGGCTGCAGAGGCGGAGGGAGGGTCTGGCTGTCCACCAGCTGAGGGACAGTGAGCCGGCCCTGGGCGCATATGCCACGGGGAGGGTCTCCGTCGGGGgcagggactggggaggtgaGTGGCTGTCAGGCTGTTTCGCTGGGATGCAGAGCCTTCTGTCCCCAGAACGGGATCACAGCAGGTGGGCTGCGGTGCTTAGGACAGCGTCAGAGTTGGGTCCGTGGCCATGAAGGTGGAGGCCTGTGGGGTGGGCTCCCTCAAGGTCAGCAGCTCGGTTCCAGCGGAGGTGGGATCACGGCAATCCAGGGGCGCAGGGCTCCCTGACACACCCCACCATCACGCCCAGTCACTCCCCGCCTTgctcctcctccccactgccccctcctcctctcctgatAACTCCCCATCCCCCAGCACTTGTTGTGTGCATCCCGTGGGTCGGGTTCTGTGCCCAAAGCGTCCCCAGCACCTCCTCTGGCCCTCCTAAGAGCTCCGTGACGCAGTGTTATTGCCGCCCATCGTGTGGACGGTGAGACCGAGGCCCACAGAGGCCACAGCGACTCACCCCCCAACCCACTCTCCAGGAACTCAGGGTTTTTAGGCCAGTGGTTTCCAATCTTGGAAGATCGATACAGCCACCCCAGGAAAGTCAAAATCCAATGCGGCTGCGACCAGGACCAGCCCCTCTGGGCAGAGCCTTGACCCCTGGGGCTGGACGGGAAGGGAGGGCCCACTCTGTCTGGGTTGGGCTGGATGTGGCCCCTCCCAGGAAGCTCAGGAGAGGGGTCTGGGTCGGCCTGGAGTCCCAGGCGGATCAAAGACAGCACGTGAGGTGTCGGAGAGGAGTTTTATTGGCTCTCAATTCTGTCGGGGAGCGGGCAGCTCCCCCAGTCTCCACGGCAGAGCTGAGGGAGAGCttggatgggtgtgtgtgtgttgatgatGTCAGATGGATCTAGGAATCTATACAGAGGCCAGAGACCAGAAAAGGAAACAGGAGACCACGCAGAACAGCCACGGGAAGTGCCACCTCCggacccttcccccacccctccctccccacccccacccctccctccccacccccatccccaaccaATACATCAGAAATGAACTCGTGGGGTTTGACAAAGGGACGGGAAGCTTGGGCATGAATCCGTTAGCGAGTCCAAACTGAGGCAGGAAGCAAAgggaagaagaggggaaaaaaaatcgaGAATGCCCAAAATAGTAAGTCTTCCTAACTCTGCTCACGTCCAGAGTCACAGCTCTGCAGCGCTTTCAAGAGAGAGTGAGCTGTGGTGCCCACACCAGGGGGAAGCCGCTGGCCCCAGAGCTTGTCTTCCGGGAAGCCCGCTTGGCTGGGGAGCTTGGTCCATCTTCTTGGGCAGACGGGGGCTGCCCTACGGGGGTGCTGGGGGGCGCTCCATGGCGGggcccagaggcagagagagagggcgCGAGAGCGGGCCCAGGagaggacaggggctctgggggcCAGGCTGCAGAGAAAGGAGACAGGGCCTCTGAGTCGGGGGCTGTGTCCCCCACGGTAGGTGCCCCTGCGCTTGGGGCAGCTCTCTCActgggtggagggaggagccGCTAGGCCTGAGGGGGCCTGATGGGGGCTGAACTCAGCTGTCCTCGCCTGGGGGGCCGGGGTGCTGGGGGCTGACGCAGGGAAGGGCAGCCTGAGGCCTTGCTCCCAGGTCTTCCTGAGACCCACCAGGTGGGAGGGCGTGGGCCTGTCCCCCTGTGGACCTGAGGGCATGTCTCAGGTCCCACGGGGCATCAGTGGGTCTTTCCGCCTCTAGTGCGAGGCTCTGTCTGCCCGACCATATCAGGGCTGAGTAGTGGGCTGCGTGTTTTACTTCTGAATCGGGAGGATTGGCACAgggcctcctccccactccattTTCACCAAAAAGCCAGTTGGGGCTGCACCTTCCGAGAAACCCCCTTTTCTCTGGGCATCAGCGGGGAGGTGGGCTCAAGCAGGGTCTCAGCTTCCCTGGAAGCCGGgctgtctgggggtgggggagacaggAGACTTGGCCCCCAAGGCTTGAGCTGCAGGACCCCAAGCCTAGTGGCCACCACCTCATCCTTGGACATGTAGGTAGACCGAGACCCAGGGACGGAGGGGCGTGGCCAGGCCGAGCGGCAGAGGCGGCCGCGACAGAGGCCCcggccccccgccccggcccccggCCCCTTGCTGACGGCAGCCCTGGCATCCGCAGCCCAGTGTCCGCACCCCGGAGCCCCACCTCACTCTGCAGCTGGGGCACCTGGGGGCCCCACCCGCGCCCGCATCACGCCTGCCTCCCTGCAGACCCAGGCCCCGGCGGCTACTGCCTGGGGCAGCCCCACCAGCCTTCACTGGGTCTGAGCCCTGCACGGAGCCCCGAAGTGTCTGTGATGACAGGCACGCGAGGATCGCTGGGTTCGGGGCCCGGGGCCAGGCGGGGACCCCCCACCATGGTCTCAGGCTCTGCTGGGGGCCGGGGGTGCGCTCAGACGTCGGTGCTGACGCTGCGGCTGCGGGAGAAGGCCTCTCGCATGGCTGAGAGGCGGTTAGGGTTGAGCGCCTGCAGCCCCCCGAAGCCCCCAGGCGGCGGCCCCACGTCCTCCTGGCTGATGCTCCTATAGGCCACGCGCTCCCCCCCGTTGCTGACGCCCTCGTCCTCCGGCTCCTGCAGGAAGAAGGCGGGCGGCTCGGAGCGGGAGCAGCTGCGGCAGAGGGCGCGGGCCTGCGGGGACCTCTGGCTGAAGGCGGCGGCCGGGCAGAGCGCCGGCCCGTTGCTCAGCACCAGGTTCCGGTTGGAGTGCAGCGGCGGCAGGCGCGAGTGCACCGCGAAGTCCGgctcctcctcgtcctcctccgACTCGTCTTTCTTGCAGCAGTAGTACTGTGGGCAGAGGGCCGCCGTGACCCCCGGCCCCCACGCGGGCCCGGGAGGGCCTAGTACAGTAGGCAGAGGGCCGCCGTGACCCCCGGCCCCCACGCGGGCCCGGGAGGGCCTAGTACAGTAGGCAGAGGGCCGCCGTGGCCCCCGGCCCCCACGCGGGCCCAGGAGGGCGCTGGGATGCCCCCACGTCATACACCTATGTCCCCATCTCGACCACGGAGGGGAGCTCGAGCCCAGGTGCCCCGGACTCCTGGCATCCCTAAAGGAGGGGTTCTCTCATTTcaccccttccctggtggctcagctgctaaagaatccacctgcgatgcaggagacctgggttgggatgatcctctggagaagggaaagactacccactctagtattctggcctcgagaattccagggactgtacagtccaaggggtcgcaaagagtcggacacgactgagcgactttcactcactttcactcATTTTGCCCCACAGCAACcacggggcaggggcagggaccAAGTCCCATCTGCAGGTGGGGACGCTGAGGCCCAGGGGGCCGGGGTTCAGGCAGCCTGCCGGTGGCAGAGCTGGCCCCAGTGTAGCCCAAGGGGGCCGGGCTGCACACGCGGCTTGCCCTGCGCACGTGGCTTCTCCTCTCATGAAGACACAGGGCCCAGCACAGCTGTTGAGGGTGGGCACGGCAGGGAGGCGCGGCCCGAGGGCTCACCACTGTGCCCCTCCTGGCAGCTGTGTGATGTCGGCTAAGGCCCTCACCCTGTCCAAACCTCTGCAGCTTCGCCTCGCAGGGAGTCTGGGAAGCTACCACTGAGCCCTCACACGTGGAggctgg
This DNA window, taken from Bubalus kerabau isolate K-KA32 ecotype Philippines breed swamp buffalo chromosome 11, PCC_UOA_SB_1v2, whole genome shotgun sequence, encodes the following:
- the FAM163B gene encoding protein FAM163B, which encodes MTAGTVVITGGILATVILLCIIAVLCYCRLQYYCCKKDESEEDEEEPDFAVHSRLPPLHSNRNLVLSNGPALCPAAAFSQRSPQARALCRSCSRSEPPAFFLQEPEDEGVSNGGERVAYRSISQEDVGPPPGGFGGLQALNPNRLSAMREAFSRSRSVSTDV